In one window of Candidatus Avedoeria danica DNA:
- a CDS encoding PD40 domain-containing protein has translation MMAPDRPRAARTVALTALAAAAALAWLRAERVGDAPDDPGDVGRQGVAQAIASPTVPPPWAGSAVAAVVAGPDGPVIALFDSDGALGTDGGAPRIVADGFEAIGRISSAPDGTRLAFAARRDGRWDVFALTLAGGRVDRLTDDVAYDADPAWSPDGRALAFTSYRDGNFDVYRLDVPSTDAMPLESAPLESTPLEPTPLESLPGAALRLTHGDAPAIEPAWSPDGATIAFAAWHDGSYRIEAVPAGGGERRVVVDPAADTAGDSAGDSTGDGADDTAGRGASWHRPAKLPDDLRAPAWSPDGSAIAYLAGRHGAMRLDVLSVDADGAPLAQQPTTLAPQAAGFGWAAGGQAVAVLTADRGGRSVVFRNRARFGRDDVANLPGDPVLLSAGAAAVAWSPATPDAALPTLALPLGANDPGARPSGSLSAGASPAGEGARNAAPIAAERPGLADVPDVRVSGPRINAALFDDFAALRAEVRAATGADFLGTLSDMWRPVGFFSSASAYFSWHKTGRAFDTQMEFRGPGGRRDMVLVREDNGGGGPQWRMYLRTDAQDGSVGTPLTVPGWAFSAGGGDETHEADGGVRANTVPDGYWVDFTALAAQKGWRRINANARSTFDWRSEWAAIEYWHYERRDGMRWFEAARQVYADDDLADAFGPDRLEALSIPLSRLARQGFPAGWRGEG, from the coding sequence ATGATGGCCCCTGACCGTCCTCGTGCCGCCCGCACCGTCGCCCTCACCGCGCTCGCCGCCGCCGCCGCGCTGGCGTGGCTGCGCGCCGAGCGCGTGGGCGATGCGCCGGACGACCCGGGCGACGTCGGGCGGCAAGGCGTCGCACAAGCCATCGCCTCGCCGACGGTGCCCCCGCCGTGGGCCGGCAGCGCGGTGGCCGCGGTCGTCGCCGGCCCCGACGGGCCGGTGATCGCGTTGTTCGACAGCGATGGCGCGCTCGGCACGGACGGCGGCGCACCGCGGATCGTCGCCGACGGGTTCGAGGCGATCGGCCGGATCAGCAGTGCGCCGGACGGCACGCGCCTCGCGTTCGCGGCCCGTCGCGACGGCCGCTGGGACGTGTTCGCGCTGACGCTCGCCGGCGGACGCGTCGACCGCCTGACCGATGATGTGGCGTACGATGCCGACCCGGCTTGGTCGCCCGATGGCCGGGCGCTGGCCTTCACGTCCTACCGCGACGGGAACTTCGACGTCTACCGGCTGGACGTTCCGAGCACCGATGCCATGCCACTCGAATCTGCGCCACTCGAGTCCACCCCGCTCGAACCCACCCCACTCGAATCCCTGCCCGGTGCCGCGCTTCGCCTCACCCATGGCGACGCCCCCGCCATCGAGCCCGCGTGGTCACCGGACGGCGCGACGATCGCGTTCGCCGCGTGGCACGACGGGTCGTACCGCATCGAAGCCGTGCCGGCGGGCGGCGGCGAACGGCGCGTCGTCGTCGACCCGGCCGCCGACACGGCGGGGGACTCGGCGGGAGACTCGACAGGGGATGGGGCGGACGACACGGCGGGTCGCGGCGCATCGTGGCACCGTCCGGCGAAGCTGCCCGATGACCTGCGCGCACCGGCATGGTCCCCGGATGGAAGCGCGATCGCTTACCTGGCCGGCCGGCACGGGGCGATGCGGCTCGACGTCCTATCCGTGGACGCCGACGGGGCGCCGCTGGCACAGCAGCCGACGACGCTCGCGCCGCAGGCCGCGGGCTTCGGTTGGGCGGCCGGGGGACAGGCCGTCGCCGTGCTCACGGCCGACCGCGGCGGGCGCAGCGTGGTGTTCCGCAACCGTGCCCGCTTCGGCCGCGACGATGTCGCCAACCTGCCCGGGGATCCCGTACTCCTGTCCGCGGGCGCGGCCGCGGTGGCGTGGTCGCCGGCGACGCCCGATGCCGCGCTCCCGACGCTTGCGCTGCCCCTGGGCGCCAACGATCCTGGGGCGCGCCCTTCCGGGTCGCTTTCCGCCGGTGCCTCGCCTGCCGGCGAAGGCGCCCGCAATGCCGCTCCGATCGCCGCCGAACGCCCCGGCTTGGCCGACGTGCCGGACGTTCGCGTCTCCGGCCCGCGGATCAACGCCGCGCTCTTCGACGACTTCGCCGCGCTGCGCGCCGAGGTGCGCGCCGCCACGGGCGCCGACTTCCTCGGCACGCTGTCGGACATGTGGCGGCCGGTCGGCTTCTTCAGCTCGGCCTCGGCCTACTTCAGCTGGCACAAGACCGGTCGGGCGTTCGACACGCAGATGGAGTTCCGCGGCCCGGGCGGTCGGCGGGACATGGTCCTCGTGCGCGAGGACAACGGTGGCGGCGGCCCGCAGTGGCGGATGTACCTCCGCACCGACGCGCAGGACGGCTCCGTCGGCACACCGCTCACCGTCCCCGGCTGGGCGTTCTCGGCAGGCGGCGGCGACGAGACGCACGAGGCCGACGGCGGCGTGCGCGCGAACACCGTTCCGGACGGCTACTGGGTCGACTTCACCGCCCTCGCCGCCCAAAAGGGCTGGCGCCGGATCAACGCCAACGCCCGCAGCACCTTCGACTGGCGGTCGGAGTGGGCCGCCATCGAATATTGGCACTACGAGCGACGCGACGGCATGCGCTGGTTCGAAGCCGCCCGCCAGGTCTACGCGGACGACGACCTCGCCGACGCTTTCGGCCCCGACCGACTCGAGGCGCTGTCGATCCCGCTGAGCCGGCTGGCGCGGCAGGGGTTCCCGGCGGGGTGGCGGGGGGAGGGGTAA
- a CDS encoding trypsin-like peptidase domain-containing protein, producing MSRAEKALMYGCGALALAIVGCAVFVGGAIVLRNPDLAAGRLVRGGTTGEAAALRDDLAADDATTEARAEARAGVPDRAQSRSSGQAAGNDVESPARNARRGSQALSAAESRRLDDAIATKEAPPVLRALPLPAAQSGLGGRNDLPALFEAANPGVVSIQIGMAAQFQADQAAGEGSGFLIDGSHVVTNFHVAGQSETVGVVFFDGTTRTGRVVGGDAYSDLAVIEVDDVPDNVRSLPLLRDFDTLRVGESVVAIGNPFGLANTMTAGIISALGRLIPDTSSASRYGIPQAIQTDAPINPGNSGGPLLNMRGEVIGVNAQIRPASETAPVNAGVGFAIPASIVARVAPALIEDGRYRWPFLGVQGRGVTDDVVAANRYPEDTKGAYILQTICGGPSDGALEGDVPCNVDLSLRAAQADGGGDLVIAVEGEPLSDFDDLLTYVATEASPGQTLELTVLRGGERVSVQVTPGERPQDAGMPRQQLQQP from the coding sequence ATGAGTCGAGCAGAGAAGGCTTTGATGTACGGCTGCGGCGCGCTGGCGTTGGCCATCGTCGGCTGCGCCGTGTTCGTGGGCGGGGCGATCGTGCTGCGCAATCCGGATCTGGCCGCCGGGCGGCTGGTGCGCGGCGGGACGACGGGTGAGGCCGCGGCGCTGCGCGACGACCTGGCGGCCGACGACGCAACGACGGAAGCGCGGGCGGAGGCACGGGCCGGCGTGCCGGACAGGGCGCAGTCACGTTCGTCGGGCCAGGCCGCGGGCAACGACGTCGAATCGCCCGCGCGGAACGCCCGCCGGGGATCCCAGGCACTGTCGGCGGCGGAGTCGCGGCGCCTCGATGACGCGATCGCGACGAAGGAGGCGCCGCCGGTGCTCCGCGCGCTGCCGCTGCCGGCGGCGCAGTCGGGGCTGGGCGGCCGCAACGACCTCCCGGCGCTGTTCGAGGCGGCGAACCCGGGCGTGGTGAGCATCCAGATCGGCATGGCGGCGCAGTTCCAGGCGGACCAGGCGGCCGGTGAGGGTTCGGGCTTCCTGATCGACGGGTCGCACGTGGTCACGAACTTCCACGTGGCCGGCCAGTCCGAGACGGTCGGCGTCGTGTTCTTCGACGGGACGACGCGGACGGGCCGGGTGGTGGGCGGCGATGCGTACAGCGACCTCGCGGTGATCGAGGTCGACGACGTGCCGGACAACGTCCGGAGCCTGCCGCTCCTGCGGGATTTCGACACGCTGCGGGTCGGCGAGAGCGTCGTGGCGATCGGCAACCCGTTCGGATTGGCGAACACGATGACGGCGGGGATCATCAGCGCGTTGGGCCGGCTGATCCCGGACACGTCCAGCGCATCGCGGTACGGGATCCCGCAGGCGATCCAGACGGACGCGCCGATCAACCCGGGCAACTCGGGCGGGCCGCTGCTGAACATGCGCGGCGAGGTGATCGGCGTGAACGCCCAGATCCGGCCCGCGTCCGAGACGGCGCCGGTGAACGCGGGCGTCGGCTTCGCGATCCCGGCGTCGATCGTGGCGCGCGTGGCGCCGGCGTTGATCGAGGACGGGCGCTATCGGTGGCCGTTCCTCGGCGTGCAGGGCCGCGGGGTGACGGACGATGTCGTGGCCGCGAACCGGTATCCGGAGGACACGAAGGGCGCCTACATCCTCCAGACGATCTGCGGCGGTCCGTCGGACGGGGCGCTGGAAGGCGACGTGCCGTGCAACGTGGACCTGTCGCTTCGCGCGGCGCAGGCGGACGGTGGGGGGGATCTCGTCATCGCGGTGGAGGGCGAACCGCTCTCGGACTTCGACGATCTCCTGACGTACGTGGCGACGGAGGCATCGCCGGGTCAGACGCTCGAGCTGACGGTACTCCGGGGCGGCGAGCGCGTGAGCGTGCAGGTGACGCCGGGGGAGCGGCCGCAGGATGCGGGGATGCCGCGGCAGCAG